The segment ATTACTTCAtttaaattaccaataaaattaaatttaaatgaaattaaaattttttttttagcggcaATGGCACAAAGTATTGCATGGGCAATCGATGCTAATATTTTAGCTGCAATGTTGGACGCAACTCTGTCAATTTGGCTTTGTCCTAATTGTATTCATTACAGTGATCGTAAAATAATACGACGGACTCGTATAGACAAAGAAAACAAgtatgtcatttttttttaaatatttaaatttatggataaataaatttttttaaaatttttttcagtgaattTGGTAAACAGCCTAgtattaaaaatgttaaaaatggaaTGGTAACAATAAGACGGAGTGACGGAGCATTGATTGCTGTGTCATTTTATACATTCTTTACAACACTGCATCATCATGTTATGAATAATAAGTGGCAAGATGGTTTATCACTTTGCCGAATAACACAAAATGATATTCTTTGGACATGTATGGCGGTAATGGCCACTGAAAATAAACAACTTAGTGCCGCTGAAGAAGCGTACGCTGCAATAGAACGTTATGATAAAGTTGATTATATTCAGcagatacaaaaaatatcaaataaaacagaaaaattatcagaaatgtcATTACTTTCTGGTGATTTACTTGCAGCTGAGGGAATTCTTCTTCAGCATGGATTTATTGCTGAAGCTATTcgtattaatattcaaatgtaTAATTGGAACCGAGCACTCGAGTTGGCAGTTCGTCATAAAAAACAAGTTGATCAAGTTCTTGAAGCACGAGAAATTTATCTCAAGTTACTTGAcaaaaaagaaacaaattcAAGttatatttctttaattaaaaataaacgtaaatcaatggtaatttaatttattattattattattatttatttaaatcaattgttaattactctaattattattatttaatatacagAATAGTATAATCACAGAAACGGAGGTAGAGACTGATGACAACAATAAATctgatgataattaataaaatataaatatccgCAATAATAATGCAAGTCCCATAATAACAGTGGttgaaataagtaaaattaatgtGTCACGTTCTTGCCATGTGTCTGAATCAATGCTTGTACGGCATCTATTACTTAATGCAatctataatattttaatttaaataaataaataaatatttattattttaattagtaaataaaaaaattacccatCCTCCATTAGCTTGAATCCAAGACGCTAAATCTTCTTCAAGGACATTTGTCATTGCTCGTTGAATAGCTCCTATAAATTCGGGTTTCCCTTGACGTACACAATCAACAGCAACACCACCAGCCACTGAATACaatgatattattttactCCATGTCATTTCACCGGTTCTCAATAATTCACGGGATACATCAGTGATAGCTTCCGCAGCAGATTGTTCATTTGAAAATGATCCAGCTCCTATTTGCCGcgcaatatttttatacaattttggatacattttttctaattcagctcctaaattatttaataccgGACATACTTCTGCTATAATTAGTAATCCTTCAGATGACATCATTCCTCCACTTCGCATTCTTTTTAAtcccaattttttttgaaatattcccGATCGTTTCAGccgatttttaataaattgaccGCAAAGTACTGAACCcttttaaaaaacaacaattttttttataacaaactaataatttaaaaaaataaaaaaataaatatgtaaattaccTGCATAACAGCAAGCTCAACATTTGCACCAACAGATCGCCAGCCAATAgtatctgatatttttttcgacaCAACATCACTGACGTTACTCAATCGTCGTCTAGCAGAACCCGCGACACCTTGAAATGACGAACTATCCGGCAAATTTAATAATGACAAGCTACTTCTTCGTACATAATCATTTACAGGTGGTacggataataatttatcgtcaacTTTATTAGCCACACGCGATACCATTggaatatattattaattattattattaattactaacaCGTCTTCTGATAACtcacaaaaaatgttttaaaaaaaaaaatcttttcaagTGCACACGTACATTATGACagataaagtataatattttaaaaattatgacatttttataataaaattattaacaatttgtAATGATAAATAAGAAAAGAGACAAGAGAGCAAGAGAACAAGTAGTGCGTTGAGTGTACGCGCGACTAAACGActaaagtgaaaataaaagtaatcgGGTTTACTGAATTGTAAGTGTAATTTAACGACTACTCAATAGTTTGTAGTGTTGTAATATTCTATATACAAGAGACACGTATCAAAGTCATCcaggtataataataataataataataataataataataataataataagtatataCACCGAGTAAGTAATGATGATGTATTTGGTAAGAGGGCAAACACAGACACAGAGACTTACTTTTTGTATCACTTATTCATGTCACTATCATTCGCATGTACTCACATACAAACAtctattcataaaaattatcaatagtccaataagaaataaaaatgttaattacttttcttaagaaaaaaattcctcttttttttttttttcttattattttttttcatttaatcattttttatttatatgatttactgtaaattgaataatactatattttgtttttgtttacatataatttaaattggcCATAGTCTGgttaattgtaattacacGTCGTTGTATCAGAgataaactaataaataaatttatatatttatatatatatattttcactcaACGTAACAAATAGTCAACggattaatatattaaacacaagattataatatatatttgacaTAGAAATGTaagccgtttttttttttatattttttatttatgatatgcAACCCCACGGGGTAAAAGTCTCGAtggttatttaaatgaattatttttatgttctaATAGATCTACATATTGTACTTAATCACCGAGActataaactttaaatatatatacattataatCAGGTGAAATTATAAACTATCCTGTCGATGGAACAATCATTTTCgaagcaatttaaaaaaaaataaaattaaaaaaaaaaagacaacaaATCTATCAGatataagaatttttaaaaaattaccaaattattttaaactaattatttacaaattgatttaattgttaattaaaaaccaatactttaatatatatgtatatatttttttttttttatcgcatctgataaatttattttacataaattacaaataatataaatgagtaaaatataataaacattaaagaaattataatataaatatgtacagGAATATTAACTATTTCAGGTCCAATGAGTACGactttgaaaaacaaaaaacaaaaaacaaaaaaaaacaagaaaaagaataaaagtttaacagaaaattcattttacttAAACTATTTCTCAATAtttattgtcgtcaaaaatattattattattattattattttataatttgaggCTTGaccttaaaatatattaaatatacatatttatataaaataatcaggACTTGATTGACTTTGgaatagaagaaaaaaaaaactaaaaatgattaaatctCTACACTTTTCACaattactttctttttttttttctgcaataAAGAGAGCCTTACTCGATAGACAATAATCGACTAGGCGcagtcatatttattattaattgttaagtctatatataaattaattaattaattaaataataataataataattgtctcACTCAATTGcttcttcattttattttatctcataaataataaatacgcGCTCAATTGTTCCCAACGCAAACTTACGCCTATTGTTTATAACAGAAGCAAAATTATTATCCTGTTTAGTGActaatatatgtacatatatttatatttatatagatatatatatatatataaactaagaagaaaaaaaaatctatataatgCAATTGAAGCGTTAACGATTAACTAGAGTCATTAtgttttcttttcttttcttttcttttttttctttttttttttttttaaattgtacagtcataataattattatttttatattcttttttaaattttaacagctGACTAATTGGCAATTCAAGTCTAATAATACTATTGTTTAAGcagattatatatatgtatatatatatataatttaacatcGATGACAcacgaaatttaatttaaaactttcagCTAATCGACACAAATATAGAGAGAATATTTAATGgcagtagatttttttcttattaatttctttttttttaaattaaaggatatatatatgtagatagatatatattaagCTCCGGAAAAACCATATACTTCCAATACTCTTATTTCAAAATCACCGCTGGCACAGAGAGGCGGATTGTTGAATGTCGAACAGTGATCAGTTTTTCCATATCTTATATTTTCATCCATCCAAATAGCTTGACCgtcacttaaaaataataataataataataaataataataattaatatttatttaaaataataaataattacccgcCGCCAATTGTTATCATTTTAGAATCAGCAGCCATAAATAATTCTGCTGAATGATGAACTTTTATATCATTGTGCGTTGAATCCATACCAACCCATGGATATTTAGCACGTTCTGGATATAAACTGAATAAAAATGTTTCTCCAGTACCAAAATATGCTTGTCTATGTCCTTTGTCATCTTTCATATTACGCTCACACCATCTCGTTGAACAATACGCACCAAATAccttatcaaaaataatataatatgatTCAAATATTcgaattagttattaatttttaaataaattacctcaTTGTTACAGgttttaatcattaataaagTTGGCTCATGTTGTTCAACTCGTAAATAGAATGTCGTTAATGAACATCCGTGTTCTTCAGTAGTATATAGTAAAGTAGGCTGGTACATTGTTATCCTGACTGGTAACCACGACCACAACGTAAACAGCTAGtggaataaaaacaataaaaaaactaaattaaattgaataaaataatattttactttccAATTAACATAACTCATAAATCATGCATAAcacacaatttatttaaataaataaacattattttttttttgtattttcaaaataaaatcatgcCCAAACTTTTTTAGTCTCATGCaatctcattttatttttttattttaataattattataaattaaattaaattaaaaaaaaaaagtgaatgcATGGAGAAGCGcagcaataaatatataataaaataaataaataaacaaatgaaaatgtatgaaaatttatttataaacttttttttcctttaaaatatataataaataattaatattacaacaaCAGCAGATGATTGACCATCATCctcgtaataaaaaataataattatagctctgcaataaatataataatttaatagcataattaattaattaattaactaaataaaataatttataataataacaacaacaaataaaattccaaattatCAGTGGTTGCAGCCAGACACCTAATGGACGATGACAATTTTACACTCTGCtacttttttatatatctttttttttttttattaatgaatactTACATTTTCATCTTCCTCAACGACTAGTGATTTAATTCCCTGTATGGGATAAGCTCCCATTGCATAAGACCGCGGTTCCGGACTATGTGAaccctttttattttttatttattatttttttaaaatcgtaaCACGATTAATCCATTAATGCAGCCAAACACACACaatattatgattaaaaaaaaaaaataataattattaaaaaaataaaaaaaaaataaatgaacaatGGCAGGttaatcttaattaattaaatcgcGAGGATGAggtcttttaattaattaattaattcaagtgattaaaatgaaaagctctcgcgataaaatttaataattgggcgaatatatatgaaaaatattaggtaaataaataaaaaagtggtAGAGTAGTTTTAGATCATCACAATGGCAAAAAATAGCACATTAAAATAAACGACACAtttgccaaaaatataattatacaataCCCTGTCTTTGAATGTTTCTTCACACTCTTTCTGAAAACAAATCATCAACAATAattcaacagaaaaaaaaaaaaaaaaaaacgaaaaaaaaaaagaaactgatagattttaaattgaatttatcacGATTAGCAAcccaaataataattgacgtaagaataaaaaaataacaataataattaaagggAAATCGTTGGTTATGtgttattatatatgattaacattgccaataatattaaatatgaatagttatttataaattatataaaatagtatTACCTCTCGTATAGTAAGTGTGTGTGACATCATCTGTATGTTGACTTGAGATTGACTTGTTGGTAAATTGTCCGATGATCGAGATCGTGCAAGTGATCGCGAGCCTGTTAATACAGTCCTGCtttttaatgttaattctgtacgtaaaaatacttttgataTGTAAGCCGATGTTAGTCCGCGAATTCCAAATGCtattcttaataattttgccgggcttacctaaaaaaaaataaacaatcaatcaatcaatcaatttatttgatttatttttaaaaaaaattaattaccggTATTTGGCggcaaaattttgataatgcTGTATCTAATCCATGTTTAACTATTTCTTGCATCCATTCCGATGACTGTGACGAtgaatgtttataaaataataacaatattgcCATTGCAATGCGATAAAATAccttttagaaaataaataaaattaatattcataataataataaataaaaataaaaataaacattaccTTTGAACCCTCGTGTAAAAAACAATCCATTACCCTGACAATATGTTGAAATGGAAGTAATTGAAGAATCCACCAAATCCAATCAGAATAAATTCTATCACCTCTCATACCACTGTGTCGTGATAAATGCGCAGCTGCTGatttctataataataaatttaattaataaatgaaattttaaattattttagttgaatataaaaaacttaCGACATATTTTTTAGCTATTTGTTCGACAGTTTTCCACGTAACTTCaaacaataattttgtttgtgtTACAAATACTTTATCTTTGCAAGCAACTAAACTTGCCATACAGTGATAACAGTCTTCCTCAGtcataaaatgtaaaagtaaTGCCGTAAATGGATAAAGTGTTGGACTGTATGTTATATCTGGGCATGAAAATCCTAATACAGATACTACACGATCAGCAATATTTCTACCCTTTCCAGTTAAATTGTACGATAGACAATGACTGCTGTCAACAAATGACGGCAATACTATTGACTTTTCTGATAATtctgttaaataataattgttattaatattttttttttaatttaataaatttaattatttttattaaatagcgaataattaaaaaaaatgaaaaaaaaattgaagccgCCTTACTTTCATCAATTAATTCAACAATTTGTGAAGGAGTGGCTTTAGAGGGAAAAGTAATACCCTTTCCCTCTAAACCTTTTATAGGACTTTTCTTACTATCTTTATCATTCTTACCAACAGTACCAAATAATGAGGTAACCATGGCCCAATAAAAACCATCCTCagcttttgtaaatatatttttagctgaTGTATGTTGCTGACAAAGTGCCGGCCATAAATGTGCTCTTATTCCATTATTTAATGGCCAAGCATTTTcacgtaaaattattttaacttcaCGTTTTCTATTACTTTGTATCAATGTATTTACTTCATTAAATGATTTAAGAGTTTGTTTTTTACTAGAAGGTGATTCTGGATTGATTACAATGTTTGTTGCATCAACATGAGGTGGAAATGGTTCATCAGTAGTAACTGTtcctgttgttgttgttgttgttgttgttgttgttgttgttccTGTACCTGTTGTTGTTGTATTTACTGGATCTTCTTCAATCATTGACATatttgctgctgctgctgctactgctgctactgatgatgatgatgatgatgatactGGAGGTGAATGACTTGTGTTAGTTCTATTTGAGCTGGTTGTAGTCGTTGTTAATATCATGGCAaacatttattgttttttgtttaattaaaaactacgGTGGTACTGGACCCCCGTCCATAATTTGATTGATCAAGTTCTTTATCATTACCACCGTTTTATGTCAAGTCTACAGTTGTTACTATTTTCatctgtaataataatttatagttaaaattattcaagtgctacagtttaataatttaatgcatCTCTGCTTAAATAACCtatggaataaaatttaaaatgatctAAAATTAGTAACTTGAGGTTCTTAACAggcatcatcatcatcattatcatgataatgataatgattaaaatttattacgacTAATATTCTTGTACTTgtactcgaaaaaatttttatcatcctcattaattttttaaaatttttttacagaccTGTAATGGCTAAATCTTTAAATGTTTCCATTATTAGAGTGGATAAAAAGGCGTGTGTGTATTTATGGCAACTGTCCAAATCACATGACATTATACATGAACCAAAtgccaaaatatattttatcttttttttttattattatttttaattgttaatcatttaatagtttattaaaatagagttttaataacaataacaacaactaaaaataataatattaaatagagattataataataagtatgcaaatattattatcagtattattattatagttatttaCTCAAGTATTTAACTTTAAGTTTATGCatcttaattatataaaatattataaatcgtATTATCTGTTGTATTTATAGATATCAACAATAACAAGaattagtaaatttataatatatatagagttTAACACTAcggtatataataataataacaataataataataataataatgatgcgTGTGACGCTGACATTGCCAT is part of the Microplitis mediator isolate UGA2020A chromosome 11, iyMicMedi2.1, whole genome shotgun sequence genome and harbors:
- the LOC130676871 gene encoding GTPase-activating protein skywalker isoform X5, whose amino-acid sequence is MFAMILTTTTTSSNRTNTSHSPPVSSSSSSSVAAVAAAAANMSMIEEDPVNTTTTGTGTTTTTTTTTTTTGTVTTDEPFPPHVDATNIVINPESPSSKKQTLKSFNEVNTLIQSNRKREVKIILRENAWPLNNGIRAHLWPALCQQHTSAKNIFTKAEDGFYWAMVTSLFGTVGKNDKDSKKSPIKGLEGKGITFPSKATPSQIVELIDEKLSEKSIVLPSFVDSSHCLSYNLTGKGRNIADRVVSVLGFSCPDITYSPTLYPFTALLLHFMTEEDCYHCMASLVACKDKVFVTQTKLLFEVTWKTVEQIAKKYVKSAAAHLSRHSGMRGDRIYSDWIWWILQLLPFQHIVRVMDCFLHEGSKVFYRIAMAILLLFYKHSSSQSSEWMQEIVKHGLDTALSKFCRQIPVSPAKLLRIAFGIRGLTSAYISKVFLRTELTLKSRTVLTGSRSLARSRSSDNLPTSQSQVNIQMMSHTLTIRELFTLWSWLPVRITMYQPTLLYTTEEHGCSLTTFYLRVEQHEPTLLMIKTCNNEVFGAYCSTRWCERNMKDDKGHRQAYFGTGETFLFSLYPERAKYPWVGMDSTHNDIKVHHSAELFMAADSKMITIGGGDGQAIWMDENIRYGKTDHCSTFNNPPLCASGDFEIRVLEVYGFSGA
- the LOC130676871 gene encoding GTPase-activating protein skywalker isoform X2 gives rise to the protein MFAMILTTTTTSSNRTNTSHSPPVSSSSSSSVAAVAAAAANMSMIEEDPVNTTTTGTGTTTTTTTTTTTTGTVTTDEPFPPHVDATNIVINPESPSSKKQTLKSFNEVNTLIQSNRKREVKIILRENAWPLNNGIRAHLWPALCQQHTSAKNIFTKAEDGFYWAMVTSLFGTVGKNDKDSKKSPIKGLEGKGITFPSKATPSQIVELIDEKLSEKSIVLPSFVDSSHCLSYNLTGKGRNIADRVVSVLGFSCPDITYSPTLYPFTALLLHFMTEEDCYHCMASLVACKDKVFVTQTKLLFEVTWKTVEQIAKKYVKSAAAHLSRHSGMRGDRIYSDWIWWILQLLPFQHIVRVMDCFLHEGSKVFYRIAMAILLLFYKHSSSQSSEWMQEIVKHGLDTALSKFCRQIPVSPAKLLRIAFGIRGLTSAYISKVFLRTELTLKSRTVLTGSRSLARSRSSDNLPTSQSQVNIQMMSHTLTIREGSHSPEPRSYAMGAYPIQGIKSLVVEEDENLFTLWSWLPVRITMYQPTLLYTTEEHGCSLTTFYLRVEQHEPTLLMIKTCNNEVFGAYCSTRWCERNMKDDKGHRQAYFGTGETFLFSLYPERAKYPWVGMDSTHNDIKVHHSAELFMAADSKMITIGGGDGQAIWMDENIRYGKTDHCSTFNNPPLCASGDFEIRVLEVYGFSGA
- the LOC130676871 gene encoding GTPase-activating protein skywalker isoform X1 encodes the protein MFAMILTTTTTSSNRTNTSHSPPVSSSSSSSVAAVAAAAANMSMIEEDPVNTTTTGTGTTTTTTTTTTTTGTVTTDEPFPPHVDATNIVINPESPSSKKQTLKSFNEVNTLIQSNRKREVKIILRENAWPLNNGIRAHLWPALCQQHTSAKNIFTKAEDGFYWAMVTSLFGTVGKNDKDSKKSPIKGLEGKGITFPSKATPSQIVELIDEKLSEKSIVLPSFVDSSHCLSYNLTGKGRNIADRVVSVLGFSCPDITYSPTLYPFTALLLHFMTEEDCYHCMASLVACKDKVFVTQTKLLFEVTWKTVEQIAKKYVKSAAAHLSRHSGMRGDRIYSDWIWWILQLLPFQHIVRVMDCFLHEGSKVFYRIAMAILLLFYKHSSSQSSEWMQEIVKHGLDTALSKFCRQIPVSPAKLLRIAFGIRGLTSAYISKVFLRTELTLKSRTVLTGSRSLARSRSSDNLPTSQSQVNIQMMSHTLTIREKECEETFKDRGSHSPEPRSYAMGAYPIQGIKSLVVEEDENLFTLWSWLPVRITMYQPTLLYTTEEHGCSLTTFYLRVEQHEPTLLMIKTCNNEVFGAYCSTRWCERNMKDDKGHRQAYFGTGETFLFSLYPERAKYPWVGMDSTHNDIKVHHSAELFMAADSKMITIGGGDGQAIWMDENIRYGKTDHCSTFNNPPLCASGDFEIRVLEVYGFSGA
- the LOC130676871 gene encoding GTPase-activating protein skywalker isoform X4 translates to MFAMILTTTTTSSNRTNTSHSPPVSSSSSSSVAAVAAAAANMSMIEEDPVNTTTTGTGTTTTTTTTTTTTGTVTTDEPFPPHVDATNIVINPESPSSKKQTLKSFNEVNTLIQSNRKREVKIILRENAWPLNNGIRAHLWPALCQQHTSAKNIFTKAEDGFYWAMVTSLFGTVELSEKSIVLPSFVDSSHCLSYNLTGKGRNIADRVVSVLGFSCPDITYSPTLYPFTALLLHFMTEEDCYHCMASLVACKDKVFVTQTKLLFEVTWKTVEQIAKKYVKSAAAHLSRHSGMRGDRIYSDWIWWILQLLPFQHIVRVMDCFLHEGSKVFYRIAMAILLLFYKHSSSQSSEWMQEIVKHGLDTALSKFCRQIPVSPAKLLRIAFGIRGLTSAYISKVFLRTELTLKSRTVLTGSRSLARSRSSDNLPTSQSQVNIQMMSHTLTIREKECEETFKDRGSHSPEPRSYAMGAYPIQGIKSLVVEEDENLFTLWSWLPVRITMYQPTLLYTTEEHGCSLTTFYLRVEQHEPTLLMIKTCNNEVFGAYCSTRWCERNMKDDKGHRQAYFGTGETFLFSLYPERAKYPWVGMDSTHNDIKVHHSAELFMAADSKMITIGGGDGQAIWMDENIRYGKTDHCSTFNNPPLCASGDFEIRVLEVYGFSGA
- the LOC130676871 gene encoding GTPase-activating protein skywalker isoform X7 — translated: MFAMILTTTTTSSNRTNTSHSPPVSSSSSSSVAAVAAAAANMSMIEEDPVNTTTTGTGTTTTTTTTTTTTGTVTTDEPFPPHVDATNIVINPESPSSKKQTLKSFNEVNTLIQSNRKREVKIILRENAWPLNNGIRAHLWPALCQQHTSAKNIFTKAEDGFYWAMVTSLFGTVELSEKSIVLPSFVDSSHCLSYNLTGKGRNIADRVVSVLGFSCPDITYSPTLYPFTALLLHFMTEEDCYHCMASLVACKDKVFVTQTKLLFEVTWKTVEQIAKKYVKSAAAHLSRHSGMRGDRIYSDWIWWILQLLPFQHIVRVMDCFLHEGSKVFYRIAMAILLLFYKHSSSQSSEWMQEIVKHGLDTALSKFCRQIPVSPAKLLRIAFGIRGLTSAYISKVFLRTELTLKSRTVLTGSRSLARSRSSDNLPTSQSQVNIQMMSHTLTIRELFTLWSWLPVRITMYQPTLLYTTEEHGCSLTTFYLRVEQHEPTLLMIKTCNNEVFGAYCSTRWCERNMKDDKGHRQAYFGTGETFLFSLYPERAKYPWVGMDSTHNDIKVHHSAELFMAADSKMITIGGGDGQAIWMDENIRYGKTDHCSTFNNPPLCASGDFEIRVLEVYGFSGA
- the LOC130676871 gene encoding GTPase-activating protein skywalker isoform X6, producing the protein MFAMILTTTTTSSNRTNTSHSPPVSSSSSSSVAAVAAAAANMSMIEEDPVNTTTTGTGTTTTTTTTTTTTGTVTTDEPFPPHVDATNIVINPESPSSKKQTLKSFNEVNTLIQSNRKREVKIILRENAWPLNNGIRAHLWPALCQQHTSAKNIFTKAEDGFYWAMVTSLFGTVELSEKSIVLPSFVDSSHCLSYNLTGKGRNIADRVVSVLGFSCPDITYSPTLYPFTALLLHFMTEEDCYHCMASLVACKDKVFVTQTKLLFEVTWKTVEQIAKKYVKSAAAHLSRHSGMRGDRIYSDWIWWILQLLPFQHIVRVMDCFLHEGSKVFYRIAMAILLLFYKHSSSQSSEWMQEIVKHGLDTALSKFCRQIPVSPAKLLRIAFGIRGLTSAYISKVFLRTELTLKSRTVLTGSRSLARSRSSDNLPTSQSQVNIQMMSHTLTIREGSHSPEPRSYAMGAYPIQGIKSLVVEEDENLFTLWSWLPVRITMYQPTLLYTTEEHGCSLTTFYLRVEQHEPTLLMIKTCNNEVFGAYCSTRWCERNMKDDKGHRQAYFGTGETFLFSLYPERAKYPWVGMDSTHNDIKVHHSAELFMAADSKMITIGGGDGQAIWMDENIRYGKTDHCSTFNNPPLCASGDFEIRVLEVYGFSGA
- the LOC130676877 gene encoding bcl-2-related ovarian killer protein homolog B-like; this translates as MVSRVANKVDDKLLSVPPVNDYVRRSSLSLLNLPDSSSFQGVAGSARRRLSNVSDVVSKKISDTIGWRSVGANVELAVMQGSVLCGQFIKNRLKRSGIFQKKLGLKRMRSGGMMSSEGLLIIAEVCPVLNNLGAELEKMYPKLYKNIARQIGAGSFSNEQSAAEAITDVSRELLRTGEMTWSKIISLYSVAGGVAVDCVRQGKPEFIGAIQRAMTNVLEEDLASWIQANGGWIALSNRCRTSIDSDTWQERDTLILLISTTVIMGLALLLRIFIFY
- the LOC130676871 gene encoding GTPase-activating protein skywalker isoform X3, with the protein product MFAMILTTTTTSSNRTNTSHSPPVSSSSSSSVAAVAAAAANMSMIEEDPVNTTTTGTGTTTTTTTTTTTTGTVTTDEPFPPHVDATNIVINPESPSSKKQTLKSFNEVNTLIQSNRKREVKIILRENAWPLNNGIRAHLWPALCQQHTSAKNIFTKAEDGFYWAMVTSLFGTVGKNDKDSKKSPIKGLEGKGITFPSKATPSQIVELIDEKLSEKSIVLPSFVDSSHCLSYNLTGKGRNIADRVVSVLGFSCPDITYSPTLYPFTALLLHFMTEEDCYHCMASLVACKDKVFVTQTKLLFEVTWKTVEQIAKKYVKSAAAHLSRHSGMRGDRIYSDWIWWILQLLPFQHIVRVMDCFLHEGSKVFYRIAMAILLLFYKHSSSQSSEWMQEIVKHGLDTALSKFCRQIPVSPAKLLRIAFGIRGLTSAYISKVFLRTELTLKSRTVLTGSRSLARSRSSDNLPTSQSQVNIQMMSHTLTIREKECEETFKDRLFTLWSWLPVRITMYQPTLLYTTEEHGCSLTTFYLRVEQHEPTLLMIKTCNNEVFGAYCSTRWCERNMKDDKGHRQAYFGTGETFLFSLYPERAKYPWVGMDSTHNDIKVHHSAELFMAADSKMITIGGGDGQAIWMDENIRYGKTDHCSTFNNPPLCASGDFEIRVLEVYGFSGA